Proteins found in one Acipenser ruthenus chromosome 18, fAciRut3.2 maternal haplotype, whole genome shotgun sequence genomic segment:
- the LOC117418442 gene encoding thyrotropin-releasing hormone receptor-like produces the protein MENSTLAQGMDLNATLSEALKKMPQDSIEVQVVTILLALLICGVGIAGNIMVVLVVLRTKHMMTPTNCYLVSLAIADLIVLLAAGLPNISEVVASWIYGYTGCLCITYLQYLGINVSSCSITAFTIERYIAICHSIKAQFICTVSRAKKIIACVWIFTSVYCIMWFFLVDTNETIYADGVVVKCGYRVSRNLYMPIYFLDFTLFYVIPLIVATVLYGLIARILFMNPLPANPHDRVGTDSIHQGRSQNAMKLSCKPNKGAMSSRKQVTKMLAVVVILFALLWMPYRTLVVVNSFMDPPYLNTWFLLFCRMCVYTNSAINPIIYNLMSQKFRAAFKKLCKCKQQRPEKVTKYNVPVYYSVMKDSSHESPDHDVTEQEDMNGFPMPSRKVNFTDKCNDTNTTFSVA, from the exons ATGGAGAACAGCACTCTAGCCCAGGGGATGGATTTAAATGCCACCCTAAGTGAAGCACTGAAGAAGATGCCCCAGGACTCTATAGAAGTCCAGGTTGTCACTATTCTCCTGGCTTTGTTAATATGTGGAGTTGGTATAGCTGGTAACATCATGGTAGTCTTGGTAGTTCTCAGAACCAAGCATATGATGACCCCAACAAACTGCTACCTGGTCAGCTTAGCTATAGCTGACCTTATTGTCCTTTTGGCTGCAGGACTTCCAAATATTTCTGAGGTGGTCGCCTCTTGGATTTACGGCTATACAGGTTGCCTCTGCATTACATACCTACAATACCTGGGCATTAACGTCTCTTCGTGTTCAATAACAGCTTTCACCATCGAGAGATACATAGCGATCTGCCACTCCATCAAAGCCCAGTTTATCTGCACTGTCTCCAGGGCAAAGAAGATCATAGCTTGCGTGTGGATTTTCACCTCTGTCTATTGTATTATGTGGTTCTTCTTGGTGGACACCAACGAGACCATCTACGCTGACGGTGTGGTTGTCAAATGCGGCTACCGTGTCTCAAGGAATCTCTACATGCCCATCTATTTCCTGGACTTTACCTTGTTCTATGTTATACCGCTCATCGTAGCGACTGTGCTGTATGGTTTGATAGCCAGGATTTTGTTCATGAACCCCCTTCCTGCTAACCCTCATGACAGAGTGGGCACGGACTCGATTCACCAAGGAAGATCTCAAAACGCCATGAAGCTCTCCTGTAAACCAAACAAGGGTGCCATGTCGTCAAGAAAGCAG GTAACAAAGATGCTGGCTGTTGTGGTGATCCTGTTCGCTCTCCTGTGGATGCCCTACCGCACTCTGGTGGTGGTCAACTCCTTTATGGACCCTCCTTATCTCAATACCTGGTTCCTGCTCTTCTGCAGGATGTGTGTTTACACAAACAGCGCCATCAACCCCATCATCTACAATCTGATGTCCCAGAAGTTTCGGGCTGCTTTCAAGAAACTGTGTAAGTGTAAGCAACAGAGGCCTGAGAAGGTGACCAAATACAACGTGCCTGTTTATTACAGCGTCATGAAGGACTCCTCCCACGAAAGCCCTGACCATGATGTCACAGAGCAGGAGGATATGAATGGCTTTCCAATGCCAAGCAGGAAAGTCAACTTTACTGACAAATGCAATGACACCAATACAACATTTAGTGTGGCCTGA